A stretch of Lathyrus oleraceus cultivar Zhongwan6 chromosome 6, CAAS_Psat_ZW6_1.0, whole genome shotgun sequence DNA encodes these proteins:
- the LOC127092537 gene encoding uncharacterized protein LOC127092537 — MIVCPFPGSKPTRNVGSSLWKRFKAFENCSPESFETGCTAKDIAGLGCSFGFMLYTFGFGLQQVRVWCWRIPLRFLNGLWKHNAGKGMGDCHDRMMCILCCFFRKLFLPFGLAVILFRT, encoded by the exons ATGATTGTCTGCCCATTCCCTGGGTCCAAGCCAACACGGAATGTAGGGTCCTCTCTTTGGAAGCGGTTCAAAGCTTTCGAAAATTGCTCTCCAGAATCTTTTGAGACAGGTTGTACAGCTAAAGACATCGCAGGTTTAG GTTGCAGTTTTGGGTTTATGTTATACACGTTTGGATTTGGCTTGCAGCAG GTCAGAGTATGGTGCTGGAGGATACCCCTGCGGTTCCTAAACGGTCTGTGGAAGCATAATGCAGGGAAGGGCATGGGCGACTGTCATGACAGGATGATGTGTATTCTTTGTTGTTTTTTTAGAAAATTATTTCTTCCATTTGGCTTGGCTGTAATATTATTCAGAACCTAG